One Pseudoliparis swirei isolate HS2019 ecotype Mariana Trench chromosome 4, NWPU_hadal_v1, whole genome shotgun sequence genomic window carries:
- the bola3 gene encoding bolA-like protein 3, with amino-acid sequence MLAYKRILTRTVTSALRGHRSSNEVVVTGPVRRWLCSRTDGETRIATVLKEKFPLAASLKVVDISGGCGAMYEIHIESNEFKGKRTVQQHKLVNEALKEEIQGMHGLRIFTDVPKH; translated from the exons ATGTTGGCTTATAAACGGATCTTGACGCGCACCGTGACCTCCGCTCTCCGGGGGCATCGCAGCAGTAATGAA GTCGTTGTGACCGGCCCGGTGCGGAGATGGCTGTGCTCACGAACGGACGGAGAGACCCGCATCGCGACCGTACTCAAGGAGAAGTTCCCGTTGGCCGCATCGCTCAAAGTTGTGGATATCTCAG GTGGTTGTGGAGCCATGTATGAGATCCATATAGAGTCCAATGAGTTCAAAGGAAAAAGGACTGTCCAACAACACAAATTAGTAAATGAG GCACTCAAGGAGGAGATTCAAGGAATGCACGGTCTGCGAATATTCACTGATGTTCCCAAACATTAG